One part of the Methanococcoides sp. AM1 genome encodes these proteins:
- a CDS encoding stage II sporulation protein M has translation MQEHYSYGSWDMMAMDDTTIDEVVMDDAAVKDAENLAFEDGQICARGLCNVGNYLSGLIPEISAVVVLFVLSGIAGYFYTALNPASSDIALEGLEGLVELIMSMTPLEIMLFIFFNNAIKSLMAFVLGLGFGLIPLLFVISNGYILGVVTYLESQENGFTYILLGIMPHGIIELPMILISAAMGLRMGINVLKALAGRYVDIKDEFKQGINVFFRFIMPMLLLAAGIETFITPVVIGLYTGTI, from the coding sequence ATGCAGGAACACTATTCGTATGGCTCTTGGGATATGATGGCAATGGACGACACTACAATTGATGAGGTCGTGATGGACGATGCTGCAGTGAAAGATGCTGAAAATTTGGCTTTTGAGGATGGGCAGATATGTGCAAGAGGTTTGTGCAATGTAGGTAACTACCTTTCCGGATTGATACCTGAGATCTCTGCAGTTGTCGTGCTTTTCGTATTATCTGGTATTGCCGGCTATTTCTACACTGCATTGAACCCTGCATCTTCTGATATTGCGCTGGAAGGTCTGGAGGGGCTTGTTGAACTTATCATGAGCATGACGCCTTTAGAGATCATGCTGTTCATTTTCTTTAACAATGCGATCAAGAGCCTGATGGCCTTTGTACTGGGGTTGGGTTTTGGTCTGATTCCCTTGTTGTTCGTTATCTCCAATGGCTATATCCTTGGGGTCGTGACCTATCTTGAATCTCAGGAGAACGGGTTTACCTACATATTACTGGGGATCATGCCTCATGGTATCATCGAGCTTCCGATGATACTGATCTCCGCAGCTATGGGTTTGAGGATGGGGATCAATGTCCTGAAAGCTCTGGCAGGTAGGTATGTCGATATTAAAGATGAATTTAAGCAGGGGATAAATGTGTTCTTCCGTTTTATCATGCCTATGCTTTTGCTGGCAGCCGGAATTGAGACTTTTATTACGCCTGTTGTGATCGGTCTATATACCGGCACTATCTGA
- a CDS encoding DUF63 family protein, whose protein sequence is MCPFVDKIMQFVNEYYLDPIFQDSGYNPVNTLTWALILGICVFAVAKLLDKWNVKVDERFVFSIVPFVLAGSSLRVMEDAGIFDPPFSYLFITPNIYFVVFVGTVICLLFSRWLYSSGRVTDWNRSFALLGLGWFVLNIIALLVVEDMERPFSLIAIVSSGTLFAGAIYFLLEKVGWPYINDHLNLMIIWAHLLDASSTFIGVDTLGYYEKHVVPAYLIDLTGTALVMYPLKLAIFLPVIYILDTQFTADEESRNLRTFVKMVIIILGLSPACRNTIRMALGI, encoded by the coding sequence ATGTGTCCGTTCGTAGATAAAATTATGCAATTTGTTAACGAGTACTATCTTGATCCCATTTTTCAGGATAGTGGATATAATCCGGTAAATACTCTTACATGGGCACTGATCCTTGGTATCTGTGTATTTGCAGTGGCAAAACTGCTCGACAAATGGAATGTTAAGGTGGATGAAAGATTCGTCTTCTCCATTGTTCCCTTTGTGCTAGCAGGGTCTTCACTAAGGGTCATGGAGGATGCCGGTATCTTTGACCCTCCTTTTAGTTACCTGTTCATAACCCCGAACATCTATTTCGTGGTGTTCGTTGGTACTGTTATATGCCTTCTTTTTTCAAGATGGCTTTATTCATCAGGCAGGGTCACTGACTGGAACAGGTCCTTTGCATTACTGGGACTTGGCTGGTTCGTACTGAACATAATAGCTCTTCTTGTTGTAGAAGATATGGAGCGTCCGTTCAGTCTTATTGCAATTGTTTCCTCAGGAACACTGTTTGCCGGAGCGATCTATTTCCTATTGGAAAAGGTCGGCTGGCCTTACATAAATGACCATCTCAATCTGATGATCATCTGGGCACATCTGCTTGATGCATCCTCAACCTTTATTGGAGTTGACACCCTTGGTTATTATGAGAAACATGTCGTACCTGCCTATCTTATTGATCTGACAGGGACCGCTCTGGTGATGTATCCTCTGAAACTGGCTATATTCCTGCCAGTGATCTATATTCTGGACACACAGTTCACTGCAGACGAAGAGTCAAGGAATCTGAGGACATTTGTAAAAATGGTGATAATAATACTGGGCCTTTCTCCTGCATGCAGGAACACTATTCGTATGGCTCTTGGGATATGA
- a CDS encoding NAD(P)-dependent glycerol-1-phosphate dehydrogenase: MDVTQDMNAQKKWMQLPRDVVIGHGVIDDVKNVCADLKLTDNALIVTGKSTRKIAGDIVHDSLVDSGQNVEMIVSESASMKEVDRVRKQAIDSDVKYLLGVGSGKSIDVAKLAATEIEVPFISVPTAASHDGIVSSRASIKDGTKTASIQANAPMAVIADTEIIANAPYRLLASGCGDIISNCTAVLDWQLANRLQNVPFSEYAAALSSMTAQILIDSADTIKPELESSVRMVVKALVSSGVAMSIAGSSRPASGSEHMFSHALNKVAPIPALHGEQCGVGTIMMMYLHGGDWKRIRDALKIINAPVSAEEMGIEDKYILEALVLSHTIRPERYTILATGLTPDAAEIVARKTKVIS; this comes from the coding sequence ATGGACGTGACGCAGGATATGAACGCACAGAAGAAATGGATGCAGCTCCCAAGGGATGTCGTGATCGGACATGGTGTCATCGATGATGTTAAGAATGTCTGCGCAGACCTCAAACTTACTGACAATGCATTGATAGTAACAGGCAAGAGCACCAGAAAGATAGCAGGCGACATTGTCCATGATTCATTGGTAGACAGCGGACAGAATGTGGAAATGATCGTTTCTGAATCTGCTTCCATGAAAGAAGTTGACAGAGTAAGAAAACAGGCGATCGATTCCGACGTGAAATACCTTCTTGGAGTTGGCAGCGGCAAATCCATTGATGTTGCAAAACTGGCAGCAACTGAGATCGAAGTACCATTCATAAGTGTGCCAACAGCTGCATCACACGATGGTATAGTCTCATCCAGAGCATCCATAAAAGATGGGACAAAAACAGCATCCATCCAGGCAAATGCACCCATGGCGGTCATAGCTGATACAGAGATCATTGCAAATGCACCCTACCGGCTGCTGGCATCCGGGTGCGGAGATATTATTTCCAACTGTACAGCAGTTCTGGACTGGCAACTTGCAAATCGCCTGCAAAATGTGCCATTCAGCGAATATGCTGCAGCACTCTCAAGCATGACAGCACAGATACTGATCGATTCTGCAGATACCATAAAACCGGAACTTGAAAGTTCTGTTCGCATGGTGGTCAAAGCACTTGTTTCGAGTGGTGTTGCAATGAGCATTGCAGGTTCTTCAAGACCTGCATCTGGATCCGAGCACATGTTCAGCCATGCACTTAACAAGGTAGCACCCATACCGGCACTTCACGGCGAACAGTGTGGTGTTGGAACCATAATGATGATGTACCTGCATGGTGGTGACTGGAAAAGGATACGGGATGCACTTAAGATCATAAACGCCCCGGTAAGCGCAGAGGAGATGGGAATTGAAGATAAGTATATATTAGAAGCACTTGTACTCTCACATACCATCCGTCCCGAAAGATATACGATACTTGCCACAGGCCTGACACCTGATGCTGCCGAGATCGTTGCGAGGAAAACAAAGGTAATATCCTAA
- a CDS encoding UPF0179 family protein, whose protein sequence is MEDMDTAITLIGTRLAKEGEEFFFEGETPECEHCKLKNTCMGLEKGRKYRIVNVRNQTTHECFVHDTGALVVDVIKAPIIAAIDSKKAVKGATIRYQAPNCDGELDSETYDLCYPKGLRNGDKCTINKVMESVDIESEQPGSLKKVELLL, encoded by the coding sequence ATGGAGGACATGGATACCGCTATAACACTCATTGGAACCAGGCTTGCAAAGGAAGGCGAAGAGTTCTTTTTCGAAGGTGAGACACCCGAATGCGAACATTGCAAGTTGAAGAACACCTGCATGGGTCTTGAAAAAGGAAGAAAGTACAGGATAGTCAATGTAAGGAACCAGACCACCCATGAGTGCTTTGTCCATGATACCGGCGCATTGGTAGTGGATGTCATTAAAGCACCCATAATTGCAGCAATTGATTCCAAAAAGGCGGTTAAGGGCGCAACTATCCGATACCAAGCCCCTAATTGCGATGGTGAACTGGATTCTGAGACATATGACCTCTGTTATCCAAAAGGCCTTCGTAATGGGGACAAATGCACCATCAACAAAGTGATGGAGAGTGTGGATATCGAATCAGAACAACCGGGTTCACTTAAAAAAGTAGAACTACTACTTTGA
- a CDS encoding DUF2150 family protein yields MPESHEKIDHEFYTTDRWNNWLGQVKESGFEFKEEESSEKEGAVFVNMTDDIILACLKVIAKYESNALPAEDAMAILDDIKEIALTEVEPISEDIDLMIESLQTSLMGSFAGFECYISKDFDKETDIGELINAAVESEEAEEIDSAIYCVAQVGALVLDGKKLPESSMEELPYGLVAEWLDGIDSIEAAMIGSDSYKEDDGKYDDA; encoded by the coding sequence ATGCCAGAATCTCATGAAAAGATCGATCATGAATTTTATACAACCGACCGCTGGAACAACTGGCTTGGCCAGGTAAAGGAAAGCGGATTCGAATTTAAGGAAGAAGAAAGCTCTGAAAAGGAAGGTGCTGTTTTTGTGAACATGACAGATGATATAATTCTGGCATGTCTCAAAGTAATTGCAAAGTATGAAAGCAATGCACTCCCTGCAGAAGATGCCATGGCAATACTTGATGATATCAAGGAGATAGCACTGACAGAGGTCGAACCAATATCCGAAGATATTGACCTAATGATCGAATCTCTTCAGACATCGCTCATGGGAAGTTTTGCTGGATTTGAATGTTACATTAGCAAAGACTTCGACAAGGAAACAGATATCGGCGAACTTATCAACGCAGCAGTGGAATCAGAAGAAGCAGAAGAAATTGATTCTGCGATTTACTGTGTAGCCCAGGTAGGAGCACTTGTACTTGACGGTAAAAAACTCCCCGAATCTTCAATGGAAGAGCTACCATACGGACTTGTTGCAGAATGGCTCGATGGTATTGATTCTATCGAAGCCGCCATGATAGGGTCTGACAGCTATAAAGAAGATGATGGCAAATACGACGACGCCTGA
- the cfbA gene encoding sirohydrochlorin nickelochelatase, which translates to MSEKIGILAIGHGSRLPYNKEVVTEIAETIAKKHPEYVIKTGFMENCGPSVEEGLASFEGTGVTKIAAVPIFLASGVHITEDIPEILKLDPETNEGKFAVDGKEVPVVYGKPLGHHELLADLVFDRASEVL; encoded by the coding sequence ATGAGCGAAAAAATCGGAATCTTAGCTATTGGACACGGAAGCAGACTGCCTTACAACAAGGAAGTTGTTACAGAGATCGCAGAAACAATTGCAAAGAAGCACCCTGAATATGTCATCAAAACAGGCTTCATGGAGAACTGCGGCCCATCCGTAGAAGAAGGACTTGCATCTTTTGAAGGTACAGGTGTTACAAAGATCGCAGCAGTACCAATATTCCTTGCATCAGGCGTACACATCACAGAAGATATCCCTGAGATCCTTAAGCTTGACCCTGAAACAAACGAAGGTAAATTTGCAGTAGATGGAAAGGAAGTTCCTGTCGTCTATGGTAAACCACTGGGTCACCACGAACTCCTTGCAGACCTTGTGTTCGATAGAGCATCAGAAGTGCTATAA
- the cfbE gene encoding coenzyme F430 synthase encodes MTAGQRDAVVLDLTHAGIPIAKEMVRLGYNVRAIDVYDTLDKSTISDLQQIFPVLSSNETFELKPAEIVVAPVHLNPEYHVLKSAKEKGNNVITHHTMVGKLILESGRLSGSKVIELTGTKAKTSTASILADILSLSMDVVLHTSRGLEHWKDGVATIIHKGLSIAPGSILSAIEKIEEAKIRPEVFIFETSIGGTGCADIGIITSLEQDYGIANNTALASDAKLQMLDNAKDESIAIINLSAEKALKRAAEKDLKTITFRDGKRSSDTSKTTSDVNLEIEDDRVVITTEDRTIDATMEDGFDISAYTTALSAAAATSISIGIEEKDIIDTFRSFRGLTGRMVKGELEGRILIDNSNSGMDIRSVKRALDYAFSISSDNNNNRNVIMVLGEEAEQVCEGLPPEDVSDFLLKNGKSLDMITLVGRRMLDIKYDGACYARTFEDGLSAALQHTKFGDIIILCVKCFR; translated from the coding sequence ATGACTGCAGGTCAGAGGGATGCTGTCGTGCTCGACCTGACGCACGCCGGCATACCAATTGCAAAAGAAATGGTGCGACTTGGATACAATGTTCGTGCCATTGATGTCTATGACACACTGGACAAATCAACAATTTCTGACCTGCAGCAGATATTCCCTGTTCTTTCTTCAAATGAAACTTTTGAACTTAAACCTGCAGAAATAGTAGTTGCACCTGTGCATCTCAATCCCGAATACCATGTACTGAAAAGTGCAAAGGAAAAAGGGAACAATGTCATTACCCATCATACGATGGTAGGAAAGCTTATTCTGGAAAGTGGCAGGCTTTCGGGTTCAAAGGTCATCGAACTTACCGGTACAAAAGCCAAGACAAGTACAGCTTCGATCCTTGCAGACATCCTTTCACTAAGTATGGATGTTGTGCTCCACACATCAAGAGGACTGGAACACTGGAAGGACGGTGTTGCGACCATCATTCATAAAGGCTTAAGCATAGCTCCCGGAAGTATTCTTTCTGCCATCGAAAAGATCGAGGAAGCTAAGATCAGACCGGAAGTATTCATTTTTGAGACGTCCATAGGCGGCACAGGATGTGCTGATATAGGCATCATAACATCTCTTGAACAGGATTATGGAATCGCAAATAATACTGCCCTTGCAAGCGATGCTAAACTACAAATGTTGGACAATGCGAAGGATGAGAGTATAGCCATCATCAACCTCAGTGCTGAAAAAGCACTCAAAAGGGCAGCGGAGAAAGATCTTAAGACGATCACATTTCGTGATGGAAAGCGATCTAGTGATACTAGCAAGACAACTTCAGATGTGAATCTTGAGATCGAGGACGATCGTGTTGTCATTACCACAGAGGATCGGACAATAGACGCGACCATGGAGGACGGATTCGACATCTCCGCATATACAACCGCACTTTCCGCCGCTGCTGCCACATCAATTTCAATAGGAATTGAGGAAAAAGATATCATTGATACTTTCCGGAGTTTCAGGGGCCTTACAGGAAGAATGGTGAAAGGAGAGCTCGAAGGCAGGATATTGATAGATAATTCAAATTCGGGTATGGACATCCGATCTGTAAAAAGAGCCCTTGATTATGCTTTCAGCATTTCTTCAGATAATAACAACAATAGAAACGTCATCATGGTGCTTGGAGAAGAAGCTGAACAGGTATGCGAAGGACTTCCACCTGAAGATGTATCGGACTTCCTACTGAAAAACGGAAAGTCACTGGACATGATCACCCTAGTAGGAAGGCGGATGCTTGATATAAAATATGATGGCGCATGTTATGCGAGAACTTTTGAGGATGGACTGTCCGCAGCTTTACAACATACCAAATTTGGCGATATCATTATATTATGTGTTAAATGTTTCAGATAA
- the cfbD gene encoding Ni-sirohydrochlorin a,c-diamide reductive cyclase catalytic subunit, with amino-acid sequence MDNKNISIIHPRPSSIVAALYTLRDLNVDVAILHGPPGCSFKHARLLEEDGIHVVTTALDESGFVFGGHDALVNILHKVNDMFHPKLIGVVGTCASMIIGEEMREPVMEANLDVPVIEVEVHAGYRNNTKGVLFALESALDAGIIDREEFKRQQHLLEEATNVELRHGAASKEYLAPSRGDVKYKVAQRIIELLKEGKRGITIMNAKKETGYMFADITLAVNEVAEQLGKADNIINMSNTDVDLGLPRVRHHAECIMKDFKEKELKVHEIIGGLDEYPITGAIINQLIEEKYSDYDFAVITGVPHAIPMDHLSGMEIISVTNGPRQVLPLKELGHDHVLVEIDLHPKTLGVNHIVESEFGATLREVAKESL; translated from the coding sequence ATGGATAACAAGAATATTTCGATCATACACCCACGGCCAAGCTCTATTGTGGCTGCATTGTATACTTTGAGGGACCTGAACGTTGATGTTGCAATACTTCACGGCCCGCCAGGATGCTCTTTCAAGCACGCAAGATTGCTGGAAGAGGATGGAATACATGTTGTAACAACAGCACTTGATGAGAGTGGCTTCGTTTTCGGAGGACATGATGCACTTGTCAACATCCTCCACAAGGTAAACGACATGTTCCACCCCAAGCTCATCGGAGTTGTGGGAACCTGTGCAAGCATGATCATAGGCGAAGAAATGCGCGAACCTGTAATGGAAGCAAATCTTGACGTGCCTGTCATTGAAGTGGAAGTTCATGCAGGATACAGGAACAACACCAAGGGTGTACTCTTTGCACTGGAATCTGCTCTTGATGCAGGTATAATCGACAGGGAGGAGTTCAAAAGACAGCAGCACCTTCTGGAAGAAGCCACCAATGTCGAACTGCGCCACGGTGCTGCAAGTAAGGAATACCTTGCACCATCCCGCGGTGATGTGAAATACAAAGTTGCACAAAGGATCATCGAGCTTCTCAAAGAGGGGAAGCGCGGAATTACAATCATGAACGCCAAGAAAGAGACCGGATACATGTTCGCAGATATCACACTCGCTGTGAACGAGGTCGCTGAACAACTTGGCAAAGCTGACAATATAATAAATATGTCCAACACTGACGTTGATCTTGGACTTCCAAGGGTGCGCCACCATGCAGAATGCATCATGAAGGACTTTAAGGAAAAGGAACTGAAGGTCCATGAGATCATCGGCGGACTTGACGAGTATCCGATCACAGGAGCTATAATTAATCAACTGATAGAGGAGAAATACAGCGACTATGACTTTGCGGTCATTACCGGAGTTCCACACGCCATACCAATGGACCATCTCTCCGGCATGGAGATCATCTCCGTCACCAATGGTCCAAGGCAGGTACTTCCTCTCAAGGAACTGGGACACGACCATGTGCTTGTTGAGATCGACCTTCATCCGAAGACACTTGGTGTTAACCATATCGTAGAATCAGAGTTTGGAGCCACATTAAGGGAAGTTGCAAAGGAATCACTTTAA
- the cfbC gene encoding Ni-sirohydrochlorin a,c-diamide reductive cyclase ATP-dependent reductase subunit, with protein sequence MNVHKRIAIYGKGGIGKSSTASNVAAACADEGYKVMIIGCDPKSDSSITLLGGKRIPTILDLLRDGVDVKEEDVIYEGYKGVKCVEVGGPEPGIGCAGRGIIVAIQTLKKISKSLNEMDLIIYDVPGDIVCGGFVAPIRKGLVKEAYVLTSGEYMPLYAANNICRGLAKINTPLSGIICNSRSVSREEEIVTKFAAEIGSELMAFIPKEQIVQDCERDGFSVMEKAPDSNVAQVYRKLAKTIMERDSSVMPEALDDERLRELTK encoded by the coding sequence ATGAACGTACATAAAAGAATAGCCATCTATGGAAAAGGCGGTATCGGCAAATCCAGCACCGCATCCAACGTTGCAGCTGCCTGTGCAGATGAAGGATACAAAGTAATGATCATCGGCTGTGACCCAAAGAGCGATTCATCCATCACATTGCTTGGAGGCAAGCGCATACCAACGATCCTTGACCTTCTGCGTGACGGGGTCGATGTGAAAGAAGAAGATGTGATCTATGAAGGTTACAAAGGCGTGAAATGCGTAGAGGTCGGTGGCCCTGAACCAGGAATAGGATGCGCAGGACGCGGTATTATCGTTGCTATCCAGACACTTAAGAAGATCTCAAAGTCACTTAACGAAATGGACCTCATCATCTATGACGTTCCCGGAGATATCGTATGTGGCGGCTTTGTCGCACCTATACGCAAAGGACTTGTGAAAGAAGCCTACGTGCTGACATCCGGCGAATACATGCCCCTCTATGCAGCGAACAACATCTGCAGGGGACTTGCAAAGATCAATACACCGCTTAGCGGCATCATCTGCAACTCTCGCAGTGTCAGCCGTGAAGAAGAGATCGTCACAAAGTTCGCAGCAGAGATCGGAAGCGAGCTTATGGCATTCATCCCGAAGGAACAGATCGTGCAGGACTGTGAGAGAGATGGTTTCTCTGTTATGGAAAAAGCACCTGATTCTAATGTAGCACAGGTCTATCGCAAACTCGCAAAGACCATCATGGAGAGGGACAGTTCGGTCATGCCGGAAGCCCTTGACGATGAGCGCCTGAGAGAACTTACAAAGTAA
- the cfbB gene encoding Ni-sirohydrochlorin a,c-diamide synthase, giving the protein MPAETSDRKMDMPRILLAADRSSSGKTTITAGLLASLTSRGYSVQPFKVALDYIDPSYHSEITGRRARNLDGYLMEEEGVLDVFTHACEVDGKADIAVIEGVRGLFEGLESLGDTGSTAQIAKMLNCPVILIINARSITRSAAALVNGYKNFDPDVNIVGVILNNIGGMRHASKAKEAVEHFTGLPVLGIIPRDNAMQISMRHLGLVPAIEERRRINDLDERIAAIEKRVSEGIDIDKVLELARQAEAVERPETSVFTSRKPKGESPVIGIALDEAFNFYYHNNLELLELAGARIEYFSPIHDSHLPKVDALYLGGGYPELFASELEANESMRKDIKQASENGLPIYGECGGLMYLTERITTGVKGKGTYHMAEMPESTHEMVGALPGHSLMGHKRVVSYNIGALDVDTIIGKSGNSFIGHEFHHSEITEIPSDAKFAIKLSRGTGIKDGWDGLITNNTLGAYAHLEAVSYREFATSFVDSAAKYRSEKA; this is encoded by the coding sequence ATGCCAGCAGAAACATCAGACAGAAAAATGGACATGCCAAGAATTCTCCTGGCAGCCGACAGGTCATCCTCAGGCAAGACCACCATCACAGCAGGACTTCTTGCATCCCTCACTTCAAGAGGCTACAGCGTTCAGCCATTCAAGGTCGCCCTTGACTACATTGATCCCAGTTATCATTCAGAGATCACCGGCCGACGGGCACGCAACCTTGACGGCTACCTCATGGAAGAGGAAGGCGTGCTTGACGTATTCACACATGCCTGCGAAGTTGACGGGAAAGCTGATATTGCTGTTATAGAAGGTGTGAGAGGACTTTTTGAAGGGCTGGAAAGCCTTGGAGATACGGGAAGCACTGCCCAGATCGCCAAGATGCTGAACTGCCCGGTCATACTGATAATTAATGCCCGCAGTATAACACGTTCTGCCGCTGCTCTTGTCAACGGATACAAGAACTTCGATCCCGACGTTAACATCGTTGGTGTGATACTGAACAACATCGGCGGCATGAGACATGCCAGCAAAGCAAAGGAAGCTGTGGAACACTTCACAGGCCTCCCTGTGCTGGGAATAATCCCAAGGGACAATGCAATGCAGATATCCATGCGTCATCTGGGACTTGTTCCGGCCATTGAAGAGAGACGCCGGATAAATGACCTTGATGAGCGTATCGCTGCCATTGAAAAGAGGGTATCTGAAGGCATAGACATCGATAAAGTGCTGGAGCTTGCAAGACAGGCTGAAGCCGTGGAAAGACCGGAAACTTCCGTATTCACATCGCGCAAACCGAAAGGCGAATCACCGGTTATCGGTATTGCACTTGATGAAGCATTCAACTTTTACTATCACAACAATCTTGAACTCCTAGAGCTTGCCGGAGCCAGGATCGAGTATTTCAGTCCTATTCATGACAGTCACCTGCCGAAAGTAGATGCCCTCTATCTTGGAGGCGGCTATCCTGAACTGTTCGCGTCCGAGCTGGAAGCTAACGAAAGCATGAGAAAGGATATCAAACAGGCATCCGAGAACGGACTCCCCATATACGGAGAATGCGGTGGCCTGATGTACCTCACAGAGCGCATCACCACCGGAGTAAAGGGGAAAGGCACATACCACATGGCAGAGATGCCTGAGTCCACGCATGAGATGGTGGGAGCACTTCCGGGACACTCGCTCATGGGCCACAAGCGTGTGGTCAGCTACAATATCGGAGCGCTTGATGTGGATACGATCATCGGCAAGTCCGGAAATTCTTTTATCGGGCATGAGTTCCACCATTCTGAGATAACTGAGATACCATCCGACGCAAAGTTCGCGATAAAGCTTTCACGGGGAACCGGGATAAAAGACGGATGGGACGGATTGATCACAAATAATACGCTTGGAGCATATGCCCATCTGGAAGCAGTTTCATACAGGGAATTTGCTACATCTTTTGTAGATTCCGCAGCAAAATACAGGAGTGAAAAAGCTTGA
- the endA gene encoding tRNA-intron lyase — MRAEIIKDRVLVEKKAINELYNTGYYGRPKDNGLELTLIEAAYLAYRGKIEVENEGKVLDFAEFFKKASTLQPAFELKYIVYKDIRERGFYVQPGVTDFRVYPRGSHPGKGAAKQFVYVRSERVPMPLKDLLRSLNAAENVRKQMILAIVDEESDITFYEVKRPRIKGGMGDTLYPDITTDATFLEDRVIIWDEDASNTLFENGFYGKPLDNQRLQLSLVESRYLMENGVINITDRQDNALDSESFTEIASKIEPEFLLKSSVYTDLREKGVVPKTGFKFGSHFRVYAQVESPSKIPHSEYLVHSIPSDHEFRLPVMSRAIRLANSVRKSMLYAIPTDDGIDYIDIGRVKM; from the coding sequence TTGAGAGCAGAGATAATCAAAGACCGTGTACTTGTAGAGAAAAAGGCAATAAACGAACTTTACAATACAGGTTACTACGGCAGGCCCAAGGACAACGGGCTGGAACTTACACTTATTGAAGCTGCATATCTTGCATACCGCGGGAAGATCGAAGTGGAGAATGAGGGCAAAGTGCTTGATTTTGCCGAATTTTTCAAAAAGGCTTCAACCCTGCAACCAGCATTCGAGCTAAAATATATTGTTTACAAGGATATAAGGGAAAGAGGATTCTACGTCCAGCCCGGAGTTACTGATTTCCGTGTCTACCCACGTGGAAGCCATCCTGGAAAAGGAGCTGCAAAACAGTTCGTCTACGTCCGATCTGAGAGGGTACCAATGCCACTCAAAGACCTCCTCCGATCGCTGAATGCAGCAGAAAATGTTCGCAAACAGATGATACTCGCGATCGTGGATGAAGAGAGTGACATCACTTTCTACGAGGTAAAGAGACCTAGAATAAAAGGAGGGATGGGAGATACACTTTACCCGGACATCACTACCGATGCCACGTTCCTCGAGGACAGGGTCATTATCTGGGATGAAGATGCATCCAACACACTCTTTGAAAATGGCTTCTATGGAAAGCCACTTGATAATCAAAGGCTCCAGCTTTCACTTGTGGAATCACGATACCTGATGGAGAACGGTGTCATTAATATCACAGACCGCCAGGATAATGCTCTGGATAGCGAGTCATTCACAGAGATCGCTTCGAAGATAGAACCGGAATTCCTCCTGAAGAGCAGTGTGTACACTGACCTTCGTGAGAAAGGAGTCGTGCCTAAAACCGGATTCAAGTTCGGCAGTCATTTCCGTGTTTATGCACAGGTGGAGTCCCCTTCAAAGATACCTCACTCGGAATATCTGGTACATTCAATTCCGTCAGACCATGAATTCAGACTACCTGTAATGTCAAGGGCTATCCGCCTTGCGAACAGTGTCAGGAAAAGTATGCTATATGCGATCCCTACTGATGATGGTATTGACTACATCGATATCGGAAGAGTGAAGATGTGA